In a single window of the Terriglobus roseus genome:
- a CDS encoding SDR family oxidoreductase: MSRVLITGAAGFIGSHLVHSLAAEGAQVRAFDNLSSGNLENLSGLRDRIEFIEGDVQDPDATMAACRGVDYVFHEAAIPSVPKSVADPIGTDGPNLKGTLQMLEAARTAGVKRFVFAASSAAYGNNPELPKREDMIPEPVSPYAVQKVASELYMSSYAQVFGLETVALRYFNIFGDRQDPSSQYSGVLARFISLMSGGECPTIFGDGETSRDFTHVDNVVQANLLAVRAPSKASGGVYNIATGHRVTLNQAFDAISRVLGFEGRPNYLPEREGDIRHSVADISRAQDVLGYRVSVSFEEGLEKMLRRD; the protein is encoded by the coding sequence ATGTCACGTGTTTTAATTACCGGTGCGGCGGGCTTCATTGGATCGCACCTAGTGCATAGTCTTGCAGCCGAAGGAGCACAGGTTCGAGCGTTCGATAACCTGAGCTCGGGTAACCTGGAAAACCTCTCGGGCCTTCGCGATCGCATTGAGTTCATTGAGGGCGATGTTCAGGATCCCGATGCCACCATGGCCGCCTGCCGTGGCGTGGACTACGTCTTCCATGAAGCAGCAATACCTTCTGTTCCGAAGTCGGTAGCTGACCCGATTGGCACCGATGGCCCGAATCTGAAGGGCACATTGCAGATGTTGGAAGCGGCGCGCACCGCGGGCGTCAAACGCTTCGTGTTCGCGGCATCTTCAGCAGCCTATGGCAACAACCCCGAGCTGCCCAAGCGCGAAGACATGATCCCTGAACCGGTCTCGCCCTATGCAGTCCAGAAGGTGGCCAGTGAGCTCTACATGAGCAGTTATGCCCAGGTCTTCGGTCTGGAGACGGTCGCACTGCGCTATTTCAATATCTTCGGCGATCGGCAGGATCCATCCTCACAGTATTCGGGTGTCCTGGCGCGTTTCATCTCTCTCATGTCCGGCGGCGAGTGCCCAACCATCTTCGGTGATGGCGAGACCAGTCGCGACTTCACCCATGTCGACAACGTCGTGCAGGCAAATCTGCTGGCGGTACGGGCGCCTTCGAAGGCGTCTGGAGGCGTATACAACATCGCGACGGGCCATCGGGTGACCCTGAACCAGGCTTTTGACGCAATCAGCCGCGTGCTTGGTTTTGAAGGGCGGCCGAACTATCTGCCTGAGCGCGAGGGAGACATTCGTCACTCCGTGGCCGATATCTCA
- a CDS encoding glycosyltransferase family A protein, with protein sequence MRVSVVIPAYNAEPYLHECLSSVLTQTHPVEEVIVIDDGSTDRTRSIAESFGSPVRLLQQKQGGPARARNLGVKEARGEWIAFLDADDLWLPDKVRKQLSALAAAPEAVLCYTGLLALKLDGSRVAVQAPSLSHVDAMLSLTNVGIPPSAVMLRRETLLQVGGFSDVQKGCEDWDLWFRLRKVGTFCIVPEAETVYRESLGGLSSNAEHMYQDFLRMLDRVLLADKHGWQRHVWRRRIMSYQQYKAAMTARHAGQSAIERKFLAASLATWPSPLWHPERFAASLVHLRRSLTR encoded by the coding sequence TTGCGCGTCAGCGTTGTTATACCCGCTTACAACGCGGAACCCTATCTCCACGAGTGCCTAAGCAGCGTGCTCACGCAGACACATCCCGTCGAAGAAGTGATCGTCATAGACGATGGTTCGACGGATCGCACGCGGAGTATCGCTGAGTCGTTTGGTTCACCGGTTCGCCTGCTGCAGCAAAAACAGGGTGGCCCCGCACGCGCGCGCAATCTCGGCGTCAAAGAGGCGCGTGGCGAATGGATCGCATTCCTGGATGCAGACGACCTCTGGCTTCCAGACAAGGTGAGAAAGCAACTGAGCGCGTTGGCTGCCGCTCCGGAAGCAGTCCTTTGCTACACGGGCCTGCTGGCGCTGAAGCTGGATGGCAGCAGGGTCGCGGTTCAAGCTCCAAGCCTGTCGCACGTGGATGCCATGTTGTCCTTGACGAACGTGGGCATCCCTCCATCCGCCGTGATGCTCCGTCGCGAGACCCTGTTGCAGGTGGGCGGCTTCAGCGACGTGCAGAAGGGCTGTGAAGACTGGGATCTCTGGTTCCGCCTTCGCAAAGTCGGCACGTTCTGCATTGTCCCGGAAGCTGAGACGGTCTATCGCGAGTCGCTGGGTGGGCTAAGCTCCAACGCAGAGCATATGTATCAGGACTTCCTGCGGATGCTCGATCGAGTGCTTCTGGCAGATAAGCATGGGTGGCAACGCCACGTGTGGCGCCGCCGCATCATGAGCTACCAGCAATACAAGGCAGCCATGACCGCCAGGCATGCAGGTCAATCAGCGATCGAGAGAAAGTTCCTCGCAGCGTCGCTCGCCACATGGCCTTCGCCGCTGTGGCATCCAGAGCGCTTCGCAGCTTCACTCGTCCATCTGCGTCGATCGCTCACGCGCTAG
- a CDS encoding GGDEF domain-containing protein, with product MRVVMIFAAALLLSGSLWLLAVRLSSSALRGLGWLSGAAALSGGSLLLAAYYGTLPLMFSVVLASELRLLANVLIELSLIELLENEARVPKLNLAVVAISMLALPFVTYEHNDYRARVILISAMMMLQVGRNAQLLWTRRKKHLRHAIRFTFAGMCSFALLEGAKIIIVVRYWIPRSPLMGNWYQNITIFLYLLSFLWALAGFFWLTTLQLTTKLENMAGTDPLTRLANRRVFREWMQRELLRSLRTSVPFSLLVVDLDHFKRVNDTMGHNAGDEVIRICVERMQDSVRGIDVLARWGGEEFVALLPRASVDAAELVGERIRRNIEEPIKLRIRGEDKVLRITVSLGVTSYRGGEDTIEDMFDRADRALYEAKAAGRNCILTAA from the coding sequence ATGCGCGTTGTCATGATTTTTGCGGCGGCGCTGCTCCTCTCCGGAAGCCTTTGGCTGTTGGCCGTGCGCCTCAGCAGTTCTGCGCTCCGTGGGCTCGGCTGGCTGTCTGGTGCTGCGGCTCTCAGTGGCGGAAGCCTGTTGCTCGCCGCTTACTATGGAACTCTCCCCTTAATGTTCTCCGTGGTCCTTGCCAGTGAACTCAGGCTACTTGCAAACGTACTGATCGAGTTATCACTGATTGAGTTGCTGGAGAACGAAGCGCGTGTCCCGAAGCTGAATCTCGCCGTTGTCGCGATCAGCATGCTCGCATTGCCGTTTGTAACCTATGAACATAACGACTATCGCGCGCGGGTGATCCTTATCAGCGCCATGATGATGCTGCAGGTGGGCCGCAATGCTCAACTGCTGTGGACCAGGCGGAAGAAGCACCTGCGCCATGCCATCCGCTTCACGTTTGCCGGTATGTGCAGCTTCGCGCTCTTAGAGGGCGCAAAGATCATCATTGTTGTCCGGTACTGGATTCCAAGAAGCCCTTTGATGGGGAACTGGTACCAGAACATCACGATCTTCCTGTATCTGCTCAGCTTCTTGTGGGCGCTCGCAGGGTTCTTCTGGCTCACCACGCTGCAACTCACGACCAAGCTGGAAAACATGGCCGGAACCGATCCACTGACCCGCCTGGCGAATCGACGCGTCTTTCGCGAATGGATGCAGCGCGAGTTACTCCGTAGCCTTCGCACCAGTGTTCCATTCTCCTTACTGGTAGTTGATCTCGATCACTTCAAACGGGTGAATGACACCATGGGGCACAATGCCGGCGATGAAGTTATTCGCATCTGCGTTGAGCGCATGCAGGACTCCGTTCGAGGGATCGATGTTCTGGCACGGTGGGGCGGGGAAGAGTTCGTTGCACTCCTTCCGCGTGCGTCGGTAGACGCTGCAGAACTGGTAGGAGAGCGCATCCGCAGAAACATCGAAGAGCCCATCAAGTTAAGGATTCGCGGTGAGGATAAGGTGCTTCGCATCACCGTTAGCCTGGGTGTCACCAGCTATCGTGGAGGTGAAGACACCATTGAGGACATGTTCGACCGTGCGGATCGCGCACTCTATGAGGCAAAGGCAGCCGGCCGGAACTGCATCCTCACAGCAGCGTAG
- a CDS encoding CYCXC family (seleno)protein: MNINRAFGAVALAVVTVAATAQWSGTDVPAFHAAAARGPMPRLLAQAERTGVYFSRPFQITSYKMADAIPEILYQLPCYCRCDRAMKHKSLHSCFEVSHAAVCTTCMSEAAYAYTQHREGKTVAQIRAGIERGDWQEVVLTDLNDSMVETSQP; encoded by the coding sequence TTGAATATCAATCGAGCATTTGGGGCAGTGGCTCTTGCGGTGGTAACCGTTGCTGCAACTGCTCAATGGTCTGGGACCGACGTTCCAGCGTTCCATGCTGCTGCAGCACGCGGCCCCATGCCGCGACTGCTGGCGCAGGCGGAACGAACTGGTGTCTATTTTTCAAGGCCGTTCCAGATCACCAGCTACAAAATGGCCGATGCAATACCTGAAATTCTTTATCAGCTGCCCTGTTACTGCCGATGTGACCGTGCCATGAAGCATAAGAGCCTTCATTCCTGCTTCGAAGTATCACATGCAGCTGTCTGCACGACTTGTATGTCAGAAGCCGCGTATGCCTACACCCAGCATCGTGAAGGTAAGACTGTCGCGCAGATCCGTGCGGGCATAGAACGTGGCGACTGGCAGGAAGTGGTTCTCACTGATTTGAATGACAGCATGGTTGAAACAAGCCAGCCGTGA
- a CDS encoding DegT/DnrJ/EryC1/StrS family aminotransferase produces the protein MSNRISFQLVVAGAGPGGLAPLFAAARYGKLPELLAGGVLVVERSATIGAGLLGNYSIPSDSPAEAFLDSIENSSEPELRELLSHPEAKALADLRGQTAPLRVAAAFLALAAQRLCSMVEQSLHSAVLREHEVLSVRQISNRLWAVHVRDLRTGREHTFRSRSVHLATGGHQPADRLRTERVGDAPLTPRFSEKLIQSGELFVWHGTDAVMDRLRDKPQPRITVVGGSTSAGAIAVQLLRQTSLAFPAGGLTLLHRSPLRLFYASAEEAKADGYYDFKSEDICHISGRVFRLSGFRFEAKDLVRNALGLQGRVPDPRLKLIALNGDSAAAEAALQEADLIIAAMGYRPRMCPVLDAEGNAIPLHDPVSGDWATVDQRCQVMTRQKEPLRGLTAMGLAVGPAASHALGGEKDYRGQVNSLWLWQNTLGLRVVEEVLKRTADTTLPLLRPSVPALSQHVAAIQAIEESNTYSNFGPVNTRFEHEVVESIFDGEGYCVTACNATLALMLAMRDAIGETSASKRYVLMPSFTFAASAQAALWCGLTPLYCDIDPDTWLPSRESEEQLLRDYAEQIAVIVPNATFGNNLDLQRYEELVDGTGIPVVIDAAASLGSRNDRDEAFGKGSSLPLIFSMHATKNFATGEGGLLYCSKPDKIERLRTMASFGFGERRVATMPGLNAKMSEVAALTATLQLKQFPALMSERDSISRMYATELAGRLQRQTTRGQRQARTFESLLLPRTLAPYREEIMRRMLQQGVTTGSYFSPHLARQPFLRDRSIVPPLPVSDDISARILSLPLHNGMTQADVTAVVGALFETLESLES, from the coding sequence ATGAGTAATAGGATTTCCTTCCAACTTGTAGTAGCAGGTGCAGGCCCGGGAGGCCTGGCACCGCTCTTCGCTGCGGCCCGATATGGGAAACTTCCGGAGCTTCTTGCAGGCGGAGTCCTGGTCGTTGAGCGATCAGCCACCATCGGGGCGGGCTTGCTGGGAAACTACTCGATACCCTCGGATAGTCCGGCGGAAGCCTTTCTGGACTCCATTGAGAATTCGTCAGAGCCTGAGCTACGCGAGCTTCTGTCACACCCTGAGGCAAAAGCGCTCGCTGACCTGCGCGGCCAGACCGCTCCGCTGCGTGTGGCAGCAGCGTTTCTAGCGCTCGCTGCTCAGCGTCTCTGCTCCATGGTGGAGCAGTCGTTGCACAGCGCGGTGCTCCGCGAACACGAAGTGCTTTCGGTTCGCCAAATCAGCAACCGGCTATGGGCGGTCCATGTGCGGGATCTGCGCACTGGCCGTGAGCACACGTTTCGGAGTCGCTCCGTCCATCTGGCGACGGGTGGGCACCAGCCTGCTGACCGCCTCCGCACGGAGCGGGTTGGCGATGCTCCTCTTACGCCCCGGTTCTCCGAAAAGCTGATTCAGTCTGGTGAACTATTTGTATGGCACGGCACAGATGCAGTGATGGATCGTCTTCGCGACAAACCGCAGCCGCGGATCACGGTCGTCGGCGGATCCACGAGCGCCGGGGCTATCGCAGTACAACTTTTGCGCCAGACTTCCCTTGCATTCCCAGCGGGTGGTCTCACCCTGCTGCACCGGAGCCCACTTCGTCTGTTCTACGCGTCGGCAGAGGAGGCGAAAGCGGATGGATACTACGACTTCAAGTCAGAGGATATCTGCCACATCAGCGGACGCGTCTTCCGCCTGTCCGGCTTCCGATTCGAGGCAAAAGACCTGGTCCGCAACGCTCTGGGACTTCAAGGGCGTGTGCCCGACCCACGGCTGAAGCTGATCGCACTGAATGGCGACTCAGCCGCCGCGGAGGCAGCTCTGCAGGAAGCAGATCTGATCATTGCAGCCATGGGATATCGTCCCCGGATGTGTCCGGTTCTGGATGCGGAAGGAAACGCGATCCCTCTCCACGACCCTGTCTCCGGAGATTGGGCAACCGTCGATCAGCGTTGCCAGGTAATGACCCGCCAGAAGGAGCCCCTGCGCGGTCTGACCGCCATGGGCCTGGCTGTCGGTCCCGCTGCGAGCCATGCGCTGGGCGGCGAGAAAGACTACCGCGGCCAGGTAAATAGCCTGTGGCTGTGGCAGAACACGTTGGGACTGCGCGTTGTGGAAGAGGTTCTCAAGCGAACCGCTGACACCACGCTGCCTCTTCTGCGCCCTTCAGTACCCGCTCTGAGTCAACACGTAGCTGCGATACAAGCAATCGAAGAGTCGAACACCTACTCAAACTTCGGTCCCGTGAACACTCGCTTTGAACACGAGGTCGTTGAGTCGATCTTCGACGGTGAAGGTTACTGCGTCACGGCCTGCAATGCAACGCTGGCGCTCATGCTCGCTATGCGCGATGCGATCGGCGAGACCTCGGCGTCGAAGCGCTACGTGCTGATGCCTTCGTTCACCTTTGCGGCATCCGCACAGGCCGCACTCTGGTGTGGTTTGACACCCCTGTATTGCGACATCGATCCAGACACCTGGCTTCCTTCACGCGAGAGCGAAGAGCAGTTGCTGCGCGACTACGCGGAGCAGATTGCCGTGATTGTTCCCAACGCCACTTTCGGGAACAACCTCGACCTGCAACGGTACGAGGAACTCGTGGACGGTACGGGTATCCCAGTCGTCATCGACGCCGCTGCGTCACTCGGTTCGCGCAATGATCGAGATGAAGCGTTCGGCAAGGGATCTTCTTTGCCGCTGATCTTCTCCATGCATGCGACGAAGAACTTCGCGACCGGTGAAGGCGGGTTGTTGTACTGCTCGAAGCCGGACAAAATCGAACGGCTGCGTACCATGGCCTCGTTCGGTTTCGGAGAACGCAGGGTCGCTACGATGCCCGGACTGAACGCAAAAATGTCTGAGGTTGCAGCGCTGACCGCAACGCTGCAACTGAAGCAGTTCCCCGCGCTGATGTCAGAGCGAGACAGCATCTCTCGGATGTACGCGACGGAACTGGCCGGCAGACTGCAGCGCCAGACGACCCGTGGCCAGCGACAGGCTCGCACGTTTGAGAGCCTCCTGCTTCCCCGAACCCTGGCGCCTTACCGAGAAGAGATTATGCGGCGGATGCTGCAGCAGGGCGTGACGACTGGCTCCTACTTCAGTCCACACCTGGCCCGGCAACCCTTCCTGCGCGATCGCTCGATAGTCCCGCCGCTTCCTGTAAGCGACGATATATCGGCACGTATCCTCTCCCTTCCCCTGCATAATGGGATGACTCAGGCCGACGTGACAGCCGTGGTGGGGGCTCTGTTTGAGACCCTTGAATCGCTTGAATCCTGA
- a CDS encoding glycosyltransferase family 2 protein: protein MTNDRKAAVEPAATPAAPSLAIVIPVYNGRKHLAETLQSCVQQLCPADEIIVVEDGSPKSSRDIVELLPGVRYVDQPNGGVSSARNHGASVATADWICFLDQDDLLLPDHLEQLSKAIQSGVRADLFYTPRVVLSCVDGVWTTRESQSPPAARHLARVLPIRCPFPPSGTCVRRSVFEAAGGFRSRYDLAEDWEFWLRLNAMGAVFHLLPTPTVCYRVHMESNSHRPLPILNANLRVIREQILPSVFFLKRLWVGKRLISTQEADAAILLRQMGQDGGQRLLLRSIVRLPLGNWRRYKIAAHMLTHGLRNVSHKDTSRFRA from the coding sequence GTGACGAACGATCGCAAAGCAGCAGTCGAGCCAGCGGCCACACCAGCAGCTCCTTCGCTGGCGATCGTGATCCCTGTCTACAACGGCAGAAAGCATCTTGCGGAGACGTTGCAAAGTTGCGTGCAGCAGCTGTGCCCGGCCGATGAGATCATCGTCGTCGAAGACGGTTCGCCGAAATCATCGCGTGACATCGTAGAACTTCTACCCGGCGTCCGATATGTCGACCAGCCGAATGGCGGCGTCTCCAGCGCGAGGAACCACGGCGCTTCCGTGGCAACCGCTGATTGGATCTGCTTCCTGGATCAGGACGATCTGCTTCTTCCCGACCATCTGGAACAGCTTTCCAAAGCGATTCAGAGCGGTGTTCGTGCCGATCTCTTTTACACTCCGCGCGTGGTACTCTCGTGCGTCGACGGCGTCTGGACCACCCGAGAGTCCCAGTCGCCACCTGCTGCGCGGCATCTCGCGAGGGTGCTTCCGATTCGCTGTCCGTTCCCGCCGAGTGGAACCTGTGTGCGGCGATCCGTCTTCGAAGCTGCAGGCGGATTTCGATCAAGATACGACCTTGCCGAAGATTGGGAGTTCTGGCTGCGCCTCAACGCGATGGGCGCAGTCTTCCATCTGCTGCCTACTCCTACTGTCTGTTACCGCGTACATATGGAGAGCAATAGCCACAGGCCTCTGCCGATTCTGAACGCGAACCTACGGGTCATCCGGGAGCAGATACTCCCTTCCGTCTTCTTTCTGAAGCGGCTGTGGGTTGGAAAACGACTAATCAGTACGCAGGAGGCCGACGCGGCGATCCTGCTGCGGCAGATGGGACAGGACGGCGGCCAGCGCCTGCTGTTGCGTTCGATTGTGCGACTGCCACTCGGCAACTGGCGGCGCTACAAGATCGCGGCTCACATGCTGACCCATGGCCTGAGAAATGTCTCTCATAAGGACACGTCGCGCTTCCGCGCCTGA
- a CDS encoding TIM barrel protein: protein MTSRTEMTNSLDRRNFLRGAGGAVAATLLAGPAAEAAGQSLPKGGTPEPITHAGVKRALSDHEKVARIASNSYPIRWIFKNRGNVGDKATVDKMQAKYGTITMLDFPAFTKKTFEGVTKMDMWSSLFGDANDESQYVKSTIFGYDGKPRDITEFDPSKPNARKWLERMAAKQKAEGVFCHHISNNAPRDICELDETKRRAGVEVAKKWLDGAAIIGAKSMRVNSGGPRIAPWPEPNETSYPKNPKLEQYLAKCIESFQEMAEYGSKLGVKVTLENHWGLTANPINIKIIVDEVNSPFCEASPDFCNWEHKYLLYHALADLAPYAHTTCHAKFWDRWENPDVQRNVRIMLNSGYEGVFALEYEDGPWDGIEGAQYLYREVMAAL from the coding sequence ATGACTTCACGCACAGAGATGACGAACAGTCTTGATCGACGAAACTTTCTTCGTGGCGCCGGTGGTGCTGTTGCGGCCACCCTCTTGGCTGGCCCTGCGGCAGAAGCAGCGGGACAGTCGCTGCCCAAGGGCGGCACGCCCGAGCCGATTACGCATGCCGGTGTGAAGCGCGCTCTCAGCGACCACGAGAAGGTCGCCCGCATCGCGTCGAACAGCTATCCCATCCGCTGGATCTTCAAGAACCGTGGCAACGTTGGCGACAAGGCGACGGTCGACAAAATGCAGGCGAAGTACGGCACCATCACCATGCTGGACTTTCCTGCCTTTACGAAGAAGACCTTCGAAGGCGTCACCAAGATGGACATGTGGTCGAGCCTGTTCGGTGATGCAAATGACGAGAGTCAGTATGTGAAGTCGACCATCTTCGGTTACGACGGCAAGCCGCGCGATATTACGGAGTTCGATCCATCGAAGCCCAACGCACGCAAGTGGCTGGAACGCATGGCAGCGAAGCAGAAGGCGGAGGGTGTCTTCTGTCATCACATTTCGAACAACGCACCGCGTGACATCTGCGAACTGGATGAGACCAAGCGTCGCGCAGGCGTTGAGGTCGCAAAGAAGTGGCTCGATGGCGCCGCAATCATTGGCGCGAAGAGCATGCGTGTGAACAGCGGCGGCCCACGCATCGCACCATGGCCGGAACCCAATGAGACCAGTTATCCCAAGAACCCAAAGCTTGAGCAGTACCTCGCCAAGTGCATCGAGTCATTCCAGGAGATGGCAGAATACGGATCGAAGCTGGGCGTCAAAGTCACACTGGAAAACCACTGGGGCCTGACCGCGAATCCGATCAACATCAAGATCATCGTGGATGAAGTCAACAGCCCATTCTGCGAGGCTTCGCCCGACTTCTGCAATTGGGAGCACAAGTACCTGCTGTACCACGCACTAGCGGACCTGGCACCCTACGCCCACACCACCTGCCATGCCAAGTTCTGGGACCGCTGGGAGAATCCGGACGTTCAGCGCAACGTGCGCATCATGCTGAACAGCGGCTACGAGGGTGTCTTTGCACTGGAGTATGAAGATGGTCCCTGGGACGGTATTGAAGGCGCCCAGTATCTTTACCGCGAGGTCATGGCAGCGCTTTAA
- a CDS encoding sugar phosphate isomerase/epimerase family protein — translation MAVEAMELGLVFWAEKDPATHLQELKGFGLSACQLGVPPGMDCKASAAAWKSAIASAGVFCSSAVASYEGEDYANLEQVHKTVGFTAPGYAAERIARTKEVSAFAKELGLTALSCHIGFIPEDKSTPLYTELLAIARELCDACAANGQDFVLETGQESAATLLSFLGDVERSNIRVNFDPANMILYGSGDPLQALELLGEKVLSVHCKDGRSPKAAGELGHEVALGEGEVDFPGFLKLLKKINYKGLLTIEREEPDAAQRKADIELGVKRLNQWKQPLT, via the coding sequence ATGGCGGTAGAAGCAATGGAGCTTGGACTGGTGTTCTGGGCAGAGAAAGATCCAGCGACACACCTGCAAGAGTTGAAGGGCTTCGGCCTGAGCGCATGTCAGTTGGGCGTACCACCGGGCATGGACTGCAAGGCATCGGCTGCGGCCTGGAAGAGCGCCATCGCGAGTGCCGGTGTCTTCTGCAGCAGCGCGGTTGCCTCTTACGAGGGCGAGGATTATGCAAACCTGGAGCAGGTTCATAAGACCGTAGGCTTCACCGCGCCGGGTTATGCCGCAGAGCGCATCGCACGCACGAAAGAAGTCTCTGCCTTCGCGAAGGAACTGGGGCTGACCGCCCTCTCCTGTCACATCGGATTCATCCCTGAGGACAAGTCCACACCGCTCTATACGGAGCTGCTTGCCATCGCGCGCGAGCTTTGTGATGCGTGCGCGGCCAATGGACAGGATTTCGTGCTGGAGACAGGTCAGGAAAGCGCTGCCACGCTGCTGAGCTTCCTCGGTGATGTCGAGCGGTCAAACATCAGGGTGAACTTCGATCCCGCGAATATGATTCTTTACGGCTCCGGCGACCCTCTGCAGGCGCTTGAGTTGCTTGGTGAGAAGGTGCTGTCTGTTCATTGCAAGGATGGCCGTTCCCCGAAGGCGGCAGGCGAGCTCGGGCATGAAGTGGCGCTTGGAGAAGGCGAAGTCGATTTCCCCGGTTTTCTGAAATTGCTTAAGAAAATTAACTATAAGGGGCTGCTGACGATCGAGCGTGAGGAGCCTGATGCTGCACAGCGGAAGGCCGACATCGAGCTTGGAGTGAAGCGACTCAATCAGTGGAAGCAACCTCTCACATAA
- a CDS encoding Gfo/Idh/MocA family protein codes for MKIGLIGYGFMGGAHAAAIAQLPGVTLAAVASRTRPSEDGPVRGNLDLKAGPLSDSVHWTPNWQEIVDDPEIDAIDICLPTHLHKQVIERAFAKGKHVLCEKPMALTPDDCTELLALAEKSGRTFMIAQVLRWMFPYQFALEFVRTVGRDAVTACTLQRSTGYPQWSQWLGKKEVSGGAVLDLLSHDLDQALQWFGEPDRVSAVSIGEVDTMRATMSYSGGMQVVVEGGWMQPDVPFSANYTLETTDSKLAFQDGKLYLTRNEETEEVEQPEQDAYFDEIAYFVHCCRKAELPTMCLPADSAKAVKLALLLEQSRDENGRELSWR; via the coding sequence ATGAAGATTGGTCTGATTGGTTACGGCTTCATGGGTGGCGCACACGCTGCTGCCATTGCACAGCTGCCGGGTGTCACGCTTGCTGCGGTTGCGTCGCGGACCCGTCCGTCGGAAGACGGTCCGGTGCGCGGCAACCTTGATCTGAAAGCGGGTCCGTTGTCCGACTCGGTGCATTGGACTCCCAACTGGCAAGAGATTGTCGACGATCCCGAAATCGACGCAATCGACATCTGCCTGCCGACGCATCTGCACAAGCAGGTGATCGAGCGGGCCTTCGCAAAGGGCAAGCATGTCCTTTGCGAGAAGCCCATGGCATTGACGCCGGACGATTGTACGGAGCTGCTCGCGCTAGCAGAAAAGTCCGGCAGGACGTTCATGATCGCGCAGGTGCTCCGTTGGATGTTCCCGTACCAGTTTGCGCTGGAGTTCGTGCGCACCGTCGGCCGCGATGCCGTCACCGCCTGCACCCTGCAGCGCAGCACAGGATATCCGCAATGGAGCCAGTGGCTCGGCAAGAAGGAAGTCAGTGGCGGTGCTGTATTAGATCTCTTGAGTCACGATCTCGACCAGGCCCTGCAGTGGTTTGGCGAACCTGATCGCGTGAGCGCCGTGTCCATCGGTGAGGTCGACACGATGCGCGCAACGATGAGCTACTCAGGAGGTATGCAGGTCGTTGTGGAAGGTGGATGGATGCAGCCCGACGTTCCATTCTCGGCGAATTACACCCTTGAGACGACGGACAGCAAGCTGGCTTTTCAGGACGGCAAGCTGTATCTGACGCGCAACGAAGAGACTGAAGAAGTCGAGCAGCCAGAGCAGGATGCTTATTTCGACGAGATCGCCTACTTTGTACACTGCTGCCGCAAGGCGGAGCTACCCACAATGTGTCTGCCGGCAGATTCGGCAAAGGCAGTAAAACTGGCACTGCTGCTTGAGCAGTCCAGGGATGAGAACGGAAGGGAATTGTCATGGCGGTAG